TACCACCTTGGTGATGGCTTCGGTCGCCCGGTTTGGCGTATATCGCAAAATCGCCAGAGCTTCATCGATTTTTTTGCCGCGAATTAGGTCCACCACCGCGCGCACCTTGCGCGGGGACACCCTGATATATTTGGCTATCGCTTTCGCTTCCAATTGGTTTAACACCCCCGTTTGGGTCGTGAGACGTGGGACGTGGGACGTGCGCATGTTGTTGTCCCCCATCCATAGTCCTTAAACCCTGAAGTTCTAGTCGTAGGGCGTAGGGCGTTGGGCGTAGGTATATACTGCATTCCTTCCGGTCCGGGAAGGATATATGTTCCTACAGCTCACTGCTTAGCGCCTTACAAAGTCTTGGTCTTATCGCTGTTGAGGTAGTTGTCGTAAGGGTCGATGTGCGAGTAAATTCGCACCTTCATTTGGCTTAATCACCATGTGTAGCTCATGTGTAGCTGTTCGGGCGCTGCAGCTTGCATCGTTTACGCCCTACGCCCTACGACATCCCCAGAGGAATACCCTTTATATAGGACATCCCTAAAGACCTACTTCAAAGCAGTAGATCTTTCCGTGTGGTGACCGTGCCCCCTGAATAACCTGGTGGAGGCGAATTCTCCGAGCTTGTGGCCCACCATGTCCTCGGTTATATAAACCGGGACGTGTTTTCTGCCGTCGTGTACGGCTATGGTGTGACCCACCATTTCGGGATAGATGGTCGAACTTCTTGACCACGTTTTGATAACCCGTTTATCTCCGGATTCATTCATGCTGTTTATTCTAGCAAGCAGCCGCTCTGCAACGAACGGCCCCTTCTTTAATGAACGGCCCAATATTTAGCCTCCCTTCTGAGTCGTGAGTCGTGGGTCGTGGGTCGTGAGTATATCCTGCATTCCCTTGGGTCTTTTTTCTGAATGAACCCGCACCTGGACTTCAAATCTTTGACCCTCAAGAAAATCATGCATTCTCACGTCTCACGTCTCAAGTCTCACGTCTTATTTGGTTCTTCTCTTGACGATCAGCCGATCGCTGGGCTTTTTCTTGCGGGTGCGGGCGCCGAGCGCCGGTTTGCCCCAGGGGGTAACCGGGTTGCGGCCGACCGGTGAACGGCCTTCGCCGCCGCCATGGGGGTGGTCAACCGGGTTCATGACCACACCGCGCACCGTCGGGCGGATGCCCAAATGGCGCTTGCGGCCGGCTGTGCCGATGGTTATGTTTTCGTGGTCGACATTGCCGACCTGTCCGATGGTGGCCTTGCATTCCTGCAAGACAAGCCTCATTTCACCGGACGGCATCCTGAGGTTGGCGTACTTGCCTTCCTTGGCCATCAGCTGCGCTGAGTTTCCCGCCGAGCGGACCAGCTTGCCGCCGCCCTTGGGGTAGAGTTCGATGTTGTGGATCATCGTGCCCAGCGGAATGTCTTTTAAGGCCAGGCAGTTGCCCGGTTTGATATCCGCAGTAGGTCCTGAAACCACCGTTTGGCCTACCGTAAGTCCTACCGGGGCGATGATGTAGCGTTTCTCGCCGTCGGCGTAATGCAAAAGGGCTATCCGCGCGGAGCGGTTGGGATCGTATTCGATGCTGGCTACCTTGGCCGGAATGCCGTCCTTGTCCCGTTTGAAATCGATAATCCGGTACGCTCTCTTGTGGCCGCCGCCGCGGTGCCTCACTGTCAACCTGCCCTGGGCATTTCTGCCGCCGCTTTTTTTCAAGGGCGCTACCAGCGACTTCTCCGGCTCAGTTTTGGTGATTTCTTCAAATGTCGAGACGGTTACAAACCGCCGGCCGGGTGATGTTGGCTTAAATTTCTTTGTCGCCACAGGGAAACACCTCCTTGTTGGGTCGCTAAAACCTATGACATTCCTTCAAATATTTCTATCTTGTCGCCTTGTTTGAGTGTGACAATCGCTTTCTTCCGGTCGGGTGTCCTGCCTTGTATTTGGCGGACCCTTTTCAGCTTGCCCTTTACGCGCATGGTGTTGACTTTTTCAACCTTGACTTTGAAGAGGCTCTCAACGGCTTGCTTGATTTCCGTTTTATTGGCTTTCGGATCGACTTCAAAAGTATACTTGTTATCCTGTAAAAGCGAAGTGCTTTTTTCTGTTACCATCGGCTTTCTTAACACCCTGTAGGCATCCACTACGCGAACACCTCCTCAACCCTGGCCACGGCGTCTTTGGTTATAACCAGCTTGTCGTAGGCCAGGAGGTCATACACGTTGAGGCCGTTTGCCACCAGGGGTTTGATGTTTGGGATGTTGCGGGCGGACTTCTCAACAGCTTCGTCCTTGCCCGCAGTTACCAACAGGGCGTCATCCACCTTGAGGGCGCCGAGAATTTTCACCATATCTTTGGTCTTGGGCCCTTCAAGCGTCAGAGAGTCCAAAACAAGGATGTCTCCATCGTTGACCTTGGCTGACAGGGCGGATTTCAAGGCCAGTCTCCTTACTTTCTTGGGCAGGCTGTAGCTGTAATCCCTGGGGTGCGGGCCAAAGACGATACCGCCGCTGCGCCAAATGGGTGACCGGGTGGTGCCGGCGCGGGCGCGTCCGGTGCCTTTCTGGCGCCAGGGCTTACGGCCGCCGCCGCTAACCTCGCCTCTGGTCTTGGTATCATGGGTACCGAGGCGCCGGCTGGCCAACTGCGCCACAACGGCGTCGTGCAGGACTGACTCGTTGACCTCGGCGCCAAAGATTTCTTCGCTCAGCGCCAGCTCACCGACCTGTTCGCCGCTGGTATTGTACAATGCTACTGTAGGCATGTGCGTATCCTCCTTCAATAGGTCGTAGGTCGTTAGTCGTAGGCCGTAGGTATATTCTGCATTCCTTGCGAGTCTTTGTGCGAATGAATCGCACCTGCATTTTTTCCTACGCCCTACGCCTTACGTCCTACGACCGACTTGCATCCGTCATGCATTTACCGGCTTTTGGTGGACGGTTTGACAATCACCAGGCCGCCCTTCGGGCCGGGGATGGCTCCTTTCACGGCCAGCAGGTTGCGGCCGGCGTCCACCTTGATGATTTCCAGGTTCTGTACCGTCACCCGTTCAGCGCCAAGGTGGCCGGGCAGTCTCCTGCCTTTGAAAACTCTGGCCGGTCCTTTTGCTCCCAAAGAGCCGGGCCGGCGGTGGTATTTGGAGCCGTGCGCCATGGGTCCGCGGTGAAAGCCGTGCCGTTCAATACCGCCGGCAAAGCCTTTTCCTTTGGTCGTGCCAACGATGTCGACCTTCTCACCCTGCTCGAAAATGTCGGCCTTGATTTCCTGTCCTACCTGATAGGCGTCCGGGTCTTCGACTTTCAGTTCCCGCAAAAAGCGCATCGGACGTACATTGTTCTTGGCGTAGTGGCCTTTGAGCGGCCTGGTGAAAAGGCGCTCCCTTTTCTCTCCAAAACCAATCTGGATGGCCTGATAGCCGTCTGTTTCCATGGTCTTTTTCTGAACCACGACGCAGGGGCCCGCTTCAATTACGGTTACCGGGATGGCCAGGCCCTTATCTGTAAAAATCTGTGTCATGCCAATCTTTTTTCCCAGAATTCCTTTGGGCATTATTTCGCTCCTCCGTTTGGAAGTCCAACCGGCGGCGCCGGGGTCAGGCTATCGCCGGTACTCCCGGACCTTCGCGTTAGACCTTTATTTTCTTACGGCAAGAGGTTGAGCTGGTTCCCAACGTTGCACTTTAGTCGTCGGTCGTCAGACGTCGGATGTCGGAATATATTGCATTCCTTTGGGGTCGTGTGCGAATGAATTCGCACCTACATTTTTTGGGCTGTTGTTGCTTTTTTAATGTAGGTTCGATTTCAATCGAACAAAACTGCGGAGCAGTTTAAGGGCTTATACGCATCCCCCTGGTTCGTAAATCGCGAGTACCGGATATTCCATCTCGAATTCTTGACCCGTGAGTCAATCATTCACTCTCACGTCCCACGTCTCACGTCCAAAATTTCCTCTATTACACTAAATGCATGCGCTACACTAAAACCATGTTAATAAAGTAATGTTACAACTTGATCTCGATGTCCACGCCGGCGGGCAGGTCGAGGCGCATGAGGGCGTCGACTGTCTTGGGAGTGGGTTCTAAGATGTCGATCAGCCGCTTGTGGGTGCGCATTTCAAACTGCTCGCGGGAGTCCTTGTTGACATGGGGGCTCCGCAGAATGGTGTACACGTTCTTTTCTGTCGGCAGGGGGATCGGCCCGGCTACAGAAGCGCCCGTTCTCTTCGCTGTTTCCACGATCTTCTGGGCGGACTGGTCGAGCATGTGGTGGTCGTAGGCTTTAAGCCTGATCCGTATTTTTTGGTTTTGCATTTCTTTTGGTCCTCCTTTTCGCCCGATTAGCGGACTCCTCAGTGAAAATTCCCCATTTCGGTCGTCAGACTCGTTGGAATTCGCTTTACGAATTCCTTCCATCCCGATGTCTGACGTCCGACGTCTGACTACCGAACTGGCAACCTCTCACATCATCGGATTTATATTTGGTCGTGAGTCGTGGGACGTGGGACGTGGGTATATCCTGCATTCCTTTGGGGTCAAAGATTTATAGGACAATGCATTCACGTCTGCCACACGTTCACTTACCGTATCGGTTACTCTCTGACGCCTGTTACAACGCCGGCGCCCACGGTGCGGCCGCCTTCACGGATGGCGAAGCGCAGTCCTTCTTCGATGGCGATCGGGGTGATCAGGTCAATGGAGATCTTGACGTTGTCCCCGGGCATTACCATCTCGACACCTTCGGGCAGGTGCGCCACGCCGGTCACGTCGGTGGTACGGAAGTAGAACTGGGGACGATAGCCGTTAAAAAACGGGGTGTGCCGCCCGCCTTCTTCTTTGGTCAGGACGTATACTTCAGCGTTGAATTTCGTGTGCGGCTTGATGCTGCCGGGCTTGGCCAGCACCTGGCCCCGCTCGATCTCTTTGCGGTCCACGCCCCGCAACAGGCAGCCGATGTTGTCGCCGGCCTGGCCGCTGTCCAAAAGCTTCCTGAACATCTCAACCCCGGTTACGACGGTCTTGCGCGGCTTCTCGGTGAAACCTACGATCTCCACTTCTTCCTGCACTTTAATCTGGCCGCGCTCTACACGCCCGGTGGCCACGGTGCCGCGTCCGGTAATCGTGAACACGTCTTCCACCGGCATCAGGAAGGGCTTGTCAATGGCCCGCTGCGGCGTCGGTATATAGGAGTCCACCGCGTCCATCAGTTCCCAGATCGATTTGCACCACTGGCAGTCTCTCTTGCCGCAGGCGCATTCCATGGCTTTTAATGCGGAGCCGCTGATAATCGGGGTATCGTCGCCGGGAAATTCGTAGGAAGAAAGCAGTTCGCGCACTTCCATGTCTACCAGTTCCAACAGCTCGGGGTCGTCAACCTGGTCGGCTTTGTTCAGATAGACAACGATGTAGGGAACGCCCACCTGGCGGGACAGCAGGATGTGCTCGCGGGTCTGGGGCATGGGCCCGTCGGCGGCGGATACGACCAGGATCGATCCGTCCATCTGGGCGGCGCCGGTGATCATGTTCTTGATGTAGTCGGCGTGGCCCGGGCAGTCAACGTGGGCATAGTGCCGTTTTTCTGTTTCGTATTCTACGTGGGCGGTGTTGATCGTGATGCCACGGGCGCGCTCTTCAGGAGCATTGTCGATTTCATCGTACTTCTTGACTGACGCGCCGCCTACGGTAGACAGCACCATGGTGATGGCGGCGGTAAGTGTGGTCTTGCCGTGGTCTACGTGGCCGATGGTTCCAATATTAACGTGGGGTTTGGTGCGTTCGTACTTTTGCTTTGCCATTGGTCTTTTAAACCTCCTTGAAATTCTAAACTTGTTACTGTTTTTAGCCGGTAGGGCCGCTAATTATTACCAATAGCGTGCCCCTGTCTCCTGGCAATAATTCCTTCAGCTATATTATCCGGCGTTTGGGCGTAGTGGCTGAACTGCATTGAGTAGACACCCCGTCCCTGCGTGCGTGACCTCAGGTCGGTCGCGTAGCCGAACATTTCAGCCAGGGGAACAAAGGCGTGGATGATCTGGGCCCCGTTGCGGGGTTCCATTTCCTCAATG
This region of Pelotomaculum schinkii genomic DNA includes:
- the rpsJ gene encoding 30S ribosomal protein S10; this translates as MQNQKIRIRLKAYDHHMLDQSAQKIVETAKRTGASVAGPIPLPTEKNVYTILRSPHVNKDSREQFEMRTHKRLIDILEPTPKTVDALMRLDLPAGVDIEIKL
- the tuf gene encoding elongation factor Tu, whose amino-acid sequence is MAKQKYERTKPHVNIGTIGHVDHGKTTLTAAITMVLSTVGGASVKKYDEIDNAPEERARGITINTAHVEYETEKRHYAHVDCPGHADYIKNMITGAAQMDGSILVVSAADGPMPQTREHILLSRQVGVPYIVVYLNKADQVDDPELLELVDMEVRELLSSYEFPGDDTPIISGSALKAMECACGKRDCQWCKSIWELMDAVDSYIPTPQRAIDKPFLMPVEDVFTITGRGTVATGRVERGQIKVQEEVEIVGFTEKPRKTVVTGVEMFRKLLDSGQAGDNIGCLLRGVDRKEIERGQVLAKPGSIKPHTKFNAEVYVLTKEEGGRHTPFFNGYRPQFYFRTTDVTGVAHLPEGVEMVMPGDNVKISIDLITPIAIEEGLRFAIREGGRTVGAGVVTGVRE
- the rplB gene encoding 50S ribosomal protein L2; translation: MATKKFKPTSPGRRFVTVSTFEEITKTEPEKSLVAPLKKSGGRNAQGRLTVRHRGGGHKRAYRIIDFKRDKDGIPAKVASIEYDPNRSARIALLHYADGEKRYIIAPVGLTVGQTVVSGPTADIKPGNCLALKDIPLGTMIHNIELYPKGGGKLVRSAGNSAQLMAKEGKYANLRMPSGEMRLVLQECKATIGQVGNVDHENITIGTAGRKRHLGIRPTVRGVVMNPVDHPHGGGEGRSPVGRNPVTPWGKPALGARTRKKKPSDRLIVKRRTK
- the rplC gene encoding 50S ribosomal protein L3, coding for MPKGILGKKIGMTQIFTDKGLAIPVTVIEAGPCVVVQKKTMETDGYQAIQIGFGEKRERLFTRPLKGHYAKNNVRPMRFLRELKVEDPDAYQVGQEIKADIFEQGEKVDIVGTTKGKGFAGGIERHGFHRGPMAHGSKYHRRPGSLGAKGPARVFKGRRLPGHLGAERVTVQNLEIIKVDAGRNLLAVKGAIPGPKGGLVIVKPSTKSR
- the rpsS gene encoding 30S ribosomal protein S19, which encodes MGRSLKKGPFVAERLLARINSMNESGDKRVIKTWSRSSTIYPEMVGHTIAVHDGRKHVPVYITEDMVGHKLGEFASTRLFRGHGHHTERSTALK
- the rplD gene encoding 50S ribosomal protein L4; translated protein: MPTVALYNTSGEQVGELALSEEIFGAEVNESVLHDAVVAQLASRRLGTHDTKTRGEVSGGGRKPWRQKGTGRARAGTTRSPIWRSGGIVFGPHPRDYSYSLPKKVRRLALKSALSAKVNDGDILVLDSLTLEGPKTKDMVKILGALKVDDALLVTAGKDEAVEKSARNIPNIKPLVANGLNVYDLLAYDKLVITKDAVARVEEVFA
- the rplW gene encoding 50S ribosomal protein L23, encoding MDAYRVLRKPMVTEKSTSLLQDNKYTFEVDPKANKTEIKQAVESLFKVKVEKVNTMRVKGKLKRVRQIQGRTPDRKKAIVTLKQGDKIEIFEGMS